The Verrucomicrobium spinosum DSM 4136 = JCM 18804 genome includes a region encoding these proteins:
- a CDS encoding FAD-dependent oxidoreductase: protein MIRRTLLKLLPGIAATLLGGSWLHAAELRLPAIFSDHMVLQSGQSAPVWGWATPGEEVTVTVAGQTQSTRTGAAGKWKVTLPPLEPSDKPQTLTVKGSNSPTATIQDVLVGEVWLASGQSNMAYLFSRGQYPPEESAAANRPTLRFFTVSKQSSREPKAECEGSWAVCTPETVGNFSAVAYFFARDLLDKLQTPVGMINSSWGGTDIASWTSEDAQVKIPELKAQVERWKAEDAAFKPDEAKASYEKALGTWKTRVQQARAAGNPPPRKPQEPTQPSTDQNHPANLYNGMISPLLPYGIRGVIWYQGEHNTSTEEKARLYEKQLPLLVQDWRARWGQELPFAWVQLPNLDRKDFRPIVREAMLKSLSVNNTGMAITVDVGEANDNHPRNKAAVGNRLALWALDRVYHQKLPSYSGPLPAEHKIEGGKVTVTFNHADQGLKAKDGPLRDFLIAGADRQWKSATATIAGRTVVVSNPEVPQPVAVRYAWAGNPTGNLVNGVGLPASPFRTDDWKDPAPAAPAANEVEKTDLFVGGENGVSLYRIPGIVVTPKGTVLAYCEARRTSAADWGEIEVHLRRSTDGGRTFSPAQHVAHLGARDEGNPHKKEGGEKEQTVNNPVAIVDAKTGAIHFLYCLNYKRCFYMRSEDDGLTFTAPVEITAAFEGFRPKCDWKVLATGPGHGIQLQNGRLVIPVWLAYGKEGDHGPSVTGTIYSDDQGATWQAGDIALPNEGDFKNPNETAAVQLSDGRVMLNARSTSLKSRRLVTTSADGATGWTTPKFEESLWEPICMGSIIAFPKKPGALVFSNPHSLKLDERAQEVPGGRGDRVNLSLKLSLDDGKTWKVGRTLEPGRSAYSDLAVLPDGTGLCFYERDKRLTLAKFTLDWIAKGDKATRPVATKLPTVDLSSDTSRQVVVAQGTPEVYQGHPTTTLLPDGKTMYAVWTYGHGGGCGPMKRSDDGGKTWSELLPVPENWKDVRNCPSLYRLTDPQGNTRLFVFAGQGPDKTMQQSFSTDEGKTWTPMTSNGLLTVMPFCTIVPVEGGRKLIGLSNTRRPGETQDKTSNIITQSESTDGGLTWSPWRTLLDLGPLKPCEPAVVRSPDGKQLLCLMRENVKHISLYMTSEDEGRTWSAPKPTPPGLNGDRHMIRTVADGRMVVCFRDTGPGSATRTHFVAWVGRYDDITSGRDGQYRIKLLHSYKGSDCGYPGVELLPDGTVVATTYVKYREGPEQHSVVSVRFKLEETDKMPKTTAAAPADRKTAGILLDDEEAEFTGMWKVREKLAPLVGSSYRVDDRGKKELATAKFTPSIPEAGRYELRLLYVPASNRASNVTITIRAMEGEKTVVLNQREACFEDGIPRALGTFAFAKGKAGTIEISNANADGFVVVDALQLVLEPEAAKERNTRSSAGFPMQSSSSAVPVKIPPPMLLEGAAKPSDVNGKSYDLVVIGGTPGGIACAVRAAREGLNVLLVNHTQHLGGFVTSGAGGWEAPYDGQRAPLYAEMLEGAANYYRKNYGEGSPQHVASMPSKTSRAHIDRPKVEPRIAEMLFNKMVGSEKSLTVLLGHVVTKAERDGALIKSVTLKPMHGDNTITVIGKVFADGMYEGDLMAAAGVKTQIGRESRAQYGEKHAGVIYTQERHKEPGQRGFPKAADEGTLNIRYNSHATADILEGPHSGEADGSVMSYNYRLVLTRDPANKIMVEKPANYDASIAKAAGGGGFVPNLPNGKVAWNGGRLIGPQNDYPAAEWPKREEISRRYLESMLMRLWWMQNDPEAPEKERKQFAGYGLAADEFPDNNHAPYEIYVREARRLVGRYVFKEQDNVIAEGIARTPVHADSIAITDWPVDSVACLPRRIPGGNTDGILFLGEESRPAQVPYRSILSREVENLLVPVAISASHVGWGSIRLEPVWMQLGESAGFAAALAVKGQTTPGQLDPEAVIRKLVVNRMMISFFNDVEVTADHPAIAAAQYFGTKGFFADYNVRLDQPLTEAVQQAWDNGMMALRAGKLQPMELAKRVRAAESQASPEVGATRGAVLQELFTTLP from the coding sequence ATGATCCGCCGCACGCTCCTCAAACTTCTCCCGGGCATCGCCGCCACCCTGCTGGGTGGCTCGTGGCTTCACGCCGCTGAACTCCGGCTACCAGCGATCTTCTCAGATCACATGGTGCTCCAGTCCGGCCAATCTGCTCCGGTCTGGGGTTGGGCCACGCCGGGGGAGGAGGTCACCGTCACGGTGGCGGGGCAAACTCAATCCACCAGGACCGGTGCTGCCGGAAAGTGGAAGGTGACTCTTCCACCCCTGGAGCCCAGTGACAAACCACAGACCCTCACGGTCAAAGGAAGCAACTCACCCACCGCGACCATTCAAGATGTGCTCGTGGGAGAAGTCTGGCTGGCATCCGGGCAGTCCAACATGGCCTACCTCTTCAGCCGCGGTCAGTATCCGCCTGAAGAATCCGCTGCCGCCAACCGCCCCACGCTGCGCTTCTTTACGGTCTCCAAACAGTCCAGCCGCGAGCCCAAGGCTGAATGCGAAGGCTCTTGGGCAGTGTGTACTCCTGAAACCGTGGGCAACTTCTCCGCCGTGGCGTACTTCTTTGCCCGGGATTTGCTGGACAAGCTCCAGACACCTGTGGGCATGATCAACTCCTCTTGGGGTGGCACAGACATCGCCTCCTGGACCAGTGAAGATGCCCAGGTGAAGATCCCCGAATTGAAGGCTCAGGTGGAACGTTGGAAAGCGGAAGATGCGGCTTTCAAGCCGGATGAGGCAAAGGCATCCTACGAAAAAGCGCTGGGGACGTGGAAGACGCGAGTGCAGCAGGCCAGGGCGGCGGGCAATCCCCCACCCCGCAAGCCCCAGGAACCGACCCAACCCTCCACTGACCAAAACCATCCTGCCAACCTGTACAACGGTATGATCTCTCCTCTGCTGCCCTATGGCATCCGTGGAGTCATCTGGTATCAGGGAGAGCACAACACCTCCACCGAGGAGAAAGCCCGGCTCTATGAAAAACAGCTGCCCCTCCTGGTGCAGGACTGGCGGGCCCGCTGGGGCCAGGAACTGCCCTTTGCCTGGGTTCAGTTGCCCAATCTGGATCGCAAGGACTTTCGCCCTATCGTGAGAGAAGCCATGCTGAAGTCTCTCTCGGTCAACAACACCGGCATGGCCATCACCGTGGATGTGGGTGAAGCCAATGACAACCACCCCCGCAACAAGGCTGCGGTGGGCAACCGTCTCGCCCTCTGGGCACTGGACCGGGTGTACCACCAGAAGCTGCCCTCCTACTCCGGTCCCCTGCCAGCGGAGCACAAGATCGAGGGCGGCAAGGTGACGGTCACCTTCAATCATGCCGACCAAGGGCTAAAGGCCAAAGACGGCCCCCTCCGGGACTTTCTGATTGCCGGTGCCGACCGCCAGTGGAAATCCGCCACCGCGACGATCGCAGGCCGTACCGTGGTAGTTTCCAACCCCGAAGTTCCCCAGCCTGTGGCGGTCCGCTACGCCTGGGCAGGGAATCCTACAGGCAATCTCGTGAATGGCGTCGGCCTGCCCGCCTCCCCCTTCCGCACCGATGACTGGAAGGATCCCGCCCCCGCGGCACCGGCAGCAAACGAGGTGGAGAAGACGGATCTCTTCGTCGGCGGAGAGAATGGCGTCTCCCTCTACCGCATCCCTGGCATCGTGGTCACTCCGAAGGGTACGGTGCTGGCGTATTGCGAGGCCCGCCGCACCAGTGCAGCAGACTGGGGCGAGATTGAGGTGCATCTGCGCCGAAGCACCGATGGCGGCAGGACCTTCTCTCCCGCCCAGCACGTTGCCCACCTAGGGGCTCGCGACGAGGGCAACCCGCACAAGAAAGAAGGCGGCGAGAAGGAACAGACGGTGAACAATCCGGTGGCCATCGTGGATGCCAAGACCGGAGCCATTCACTTCCTGTACTGCCTGAACTACAAGCGCTGCTTCTACATGCGCAGTGAAGACGACGGTTTAACCTTCACCGCTCCCGTGGAGATCACGGCGGCCTTCGAAGGTTTCCGGCCCAAGTGCGACTGGAAGGTGCTGGCCACCGGACCGGGACATGGCATCCAGCTTCAGAATGGCCGCCTTGTCATCCCCGTGTGGCTGGCCTACGGCAAGGAGGGCGATCACGGCCCCTCCGTGACGGGCACGATCTACAGCGATGATCAGGGTGCCACGTGGCAGGCCGGTGACATCGCTCTGCCCAACGAAGGCGATTTCAAAAACCCCAACGAGACTGCGGCGGTCCAGCTCAGCGACGGTCGCGTCATGCTCAACGCCCGCAGCACCTCGCTCAAGAGCCGTCGGCTGGTCACCACCAGTGCCGACGGGGCCACGGGGTGGACCACACCCAAGTTCGAGGAATCGCTCTGGGAGCCCATCTGCATGGGCAGCATCATCGCCTTCCCCAAGAAGCCCGGTGCACTGGTGTTCTCGAATCCCCACAGCTTGAAACTGGACGAGCGCGCCCAGGAAGTCCCCGGCGGCCGGGGTGATCGGGTCAATCTCTCCCTGAAGCTCAGTCTGGACGATGGCAAGACCTGGAAAGTCGGTCGAACTCTCGAACCGGGCCGGAGCGCCTACTCCGACCTGGCAGTGCTGCCCGATGGCACCGGTCTCTGCTTCTATGAGCGGGACAAACGGCTCACGCTTGCGAAGTTCACGCTGGACTGGATTGCCAAAGGAGACAAGGCCACGAGACCAGTGGCGACCAAGCTACCGACTGTGGATCTCTCCTCCGACACGTCCCGTCAGGTCGTGGTGGCGCAAGGCACGCCGGAAGTCTATCAGGGGCACCCCACCACCACGCTGCTGCCAGACGGCAAGACGATGTACGCCGTGTGGACCTATGGTCACGGCGGCGGCTGCGGCCCCATGAAGCGAAGCGATGATGGTGGCAAGACCTGGAGCGAGCTCCTGCCCGTCCCAGAGAACTGGAAGGACGTACGCAACTGCCCCAGCCTCTACCGCCTCACCGATCCCCAGGGAAACACCCGCCTCTTTGTCTTCGCCGGACAAGGTCCGGACAAGACCATGCAGCAATCCTTCTCCACAGATGAGGGCAAGACCTGGACCCCAATGACCTCCAACGGCCTGCTGACGGTGATGCCCTTCTGCACCATCGTCCCGGTGGAAGGCGGCAGGAAACTTATCGGTCTCTCCAACACCCGTCGCCCCGGTGAGACGCAGGACAAGACCTCCAACATCATCACCCAGAGCGAGTCCACCGATGGCGGCCTCACTTGGAGCCCGTGGCGCACGCTCCTCGACCTGGGCCCCCTCAAACCCTGCGAACCTGCCGTGGTGCGCTCGCCGGATGGGAAACAACTGCTCTGCCTCATGCGGGAGAACGTGAAACACATTTCCCTCTACATGACCAGCGAGGACGAGGGCCGCACCTGGTCCGCCCCCAAACCCACACCTCCCGGCCTGAACGGGGACCGCCACATGATCCGCACGGTGGCTGATGGGCGCATGGTGGTGTGCTTTCGTGACACCGGCCCAGGCAGCGCCACCCGCACCCACTTTGTCGCATGGGTGGGACGGTACGATGACATCACCTCCGGTAGAGACGGCCAGTACCGGATCAAACTCCTCCACAGCTACAAGGGCAGCGACTGCGGCTACCCTGGTGTGGAGCTCCTGCCAGACGGCACCGTGGTGGCAACCACTTACGTCAAGTACCGCGAAGGTCCAGAGCAGCACTCCGTGGTAAGCGTGCGCTTCAAGCTCGAAGAAACGGACAAAATGCCGAAAACGACGGCGGCGGCTCCAGCCGACCGCAAGACGGCTGGCATCCTGCTCGATGATGAGGAAGCAGAGTTTACGGGGATGTGGAAGGTCAGAGAGAAGCTGGCACCCCTCGTCGGCTCCTCGTATCGCGTTGACGACAGGGGCAAGAAAGAGCTCGCGACGGCGAAGTTCACGCCGTCGATCCCGGAGGCGGGCCGCTACGAACTGCGGCTCCTTTATGTGCCGGCAAGCAACCGTGCGAGCAACGTCACCATCACCATTCGCGCCATGGAGGGCGAAAAGACGGTTGTCCTGAACCAGCGCGAGGCTTGCTTTGAAGACGGCATCCCGCGGGCGCTGGGCACCTTTGCCTTCGCCAAAGGGAAGGCCGGCACGATCGAAATTTCCAATGCAAATGCGGATGGCTTTGTGGTCGTGGACGCCCTGCAGCTCGTGCTTGAGCCCGAAGCGGCAAAGGAGCGCAACACTCGCTCGAGTGCGGGCTTCCCTATGCAGAGCAGCTCGTCGGCAGTGCCGGTGAAAATTCCGCCGCCGATGCTGCTGGAGGGCGCGGCAAAACCGTCCGACGTGAACGGAAAGTCCTACGATCTTGTCGTCATCGGCGGTACTCCAGGCGGCATCGCATGTGCGGTGCGCGCGGCGCGTGAGGGCTTGAACGTGTTGCTCGTGAATCACACGCAGCATCTCGGCGGCTTTGTCACCAGTGGCGCAGGCGGATGGGAGGCCCCCTATGACGGCCAGCGCGCGCCGCTCTACGCGGAAATGCTCGAAGGCGCGGCAAATTATTATCGCAAGAACTACGGTGAAGGCTCGCCGCAGCACGTTGCCTCCATGCCCAGCAAGACGAGTCGTGCGCACATCGACCGCCCAAAAGTTGAGCCGCGCATTGCGGAGATGCTATTCAACAAGATGGTCGGGAGCGAGAAGTCATTGACCGTGCTGCTGGGCCACGTCGTCACGAAGGCAGAGCGCGATGGTGCATTGATCAAGTCCGTCACATTGAAGCCAATGCATGGCGACAACACCATAACTGTCATTGGCAAAGTGTTCGCTGACGGCATGTATGAGGGAGACCTCATGGCGGCCGCAGGTGTGAAGACGCAGATCGGCCGCGAGTCGCGTGCTCAGTACGGCGAGAAGCACGCGGGGGTGATCTACACGCAGGAACGTCACAAGGAGCCCGGCCAGCGCGGCTTCCCAAAGGCCGCTGATGAAGGCACGCTCAACATCCGCTACAACAGCCACGCCACCGCGGACATCCTCGAAGGGCCGCATAGCGGTGAGGCCGATGGTTCCGTAATGTCCTATAACTACCGTCTGGTCCTCACGCGTGATCCCGCGAACAAGATCATGGTCGAGAAGCCCGCAAACTACGATGCGAGCATCGCCAAGGCCGCGGGCGGCGGTGGTTTTGTGCCAAACCTGCCGAATGGCAAAGTCGCGTGGAACGGCGGCCGCCTCATCGGCCCGCAAAACGACTATCCTGCCGCCGAGTGGCCGAAGCGTGAAGAAATATCGAGACGCTATCTCGAAAGCATGCTCATGCGCCTGTGGTGGATGCAGAACGATCCCGAAGCGCCGGAAAAGGAGCGCAAGCAGTTCGCCGGTTATGGCCTCGCGGCGGATGAATTCCCCGACAACAACCACGCACCGTATGAAATCTACGTGCGAGAAGCACGCCGGCTCGTCGGGCGATACGTCTTCAAGGAGCAGGACAACGTCATTGCCGAAGGCATTGCCCGTACACCGGTTCATGCGGACAGCATCGCCATCACTGACTGGCCGGTGGATTCCGTCGCCTGCCTGCCGCGCCGCATTCCCGGCGGCAACACCGACGGCATCCTATTTCTCGGCGAAGAATCGCGCCCCGCCCAAGTGCCCTATCGCTCAATCCTTTCGAGGGAAGTTGAAAACCTGCTCGTGCCCGTCGCCATCAGCGCATCGCACGTCGGCTGGGGCAGCATCCGCCTGGAGCCGGTCTGGATGCAGCTCGGAGAGAGTGCCGGATTCGCCGCGGCGCTGGCGGTCAAAGGACAGACAACTCCAGGACAACTCGATCCCGAAGCCGTGATCCGCAAACTCGTTGTGAACCGGATGATGATCAGCTTCTTCAATGATGTGGAGGTTACCGCCGATCATCCTGCCATCGCCGCCGCGCAGTACTTCGGCACGAAGGGCTTCTTCGCCGACTACAATGTGCGCCTCGACCAACCGCTGACAGAGGCGGTTCAGCAGGCCTGGGACAATGGCATGATGGCGTTGCGTGCCGGAAAGCTGCAGCCCATGGAACTCGCGAAACGGGTTCGCGCTGCCGAAAGCCAGGCCTCGCCAGAGGTTGGAGCCACGCGTGGCGCAGTGCTGCAGGAATTGTTCACCACCCTTCCATGA
- a CDS encoding GNAT family N-acetyltransferase: MINFPPHLRLTFQNALTGTTYFLVSGDQIEPTPDRLLEITECANEPLVYALLFRDRCEGAPYLKTDAADWITWTHAGWKGNTHFSFVVQDETGRVVAACDIKSNDVEKAETGYWASAHHRGVMTNAMKLMCEEAAKAGFRSLTARTKRGNDKSRAVLHRVGFQGVESPDDERYDYYLRQFDER, translated from the coding sequence ATGATCAACTTCCCCCCACATCTGCGCCTCACCTTTCAGAATGCCCTGACGGGCACCACCTATTTCCTGGTCAGCGGGGATCAGATTGAACCCACTCCTGACCGACTCTTGGAGATTACGGAATGCGCTAACGAACCGTTGGTGTATGCCTTGCTTTTCAGGGATCGGTGTGAGGGGGCGCCGTACCTGAAAACAGACGCGGCAGATTGGATTACATGGACGCACGCAGGATGGAAGGGCAACACGCATTTCTCCTTCGTGGTGCAAGACGAGACCGGGAGGGTGGTCGCCGCTTGCGACATCAAGAGCAACGATGTTGAAAAAGCCGAAACAGGCTACTGGGCCTCCGCGCATCATCGCGGGGTGATGACCAATGCAATGAAGCTGATGTGCGAGGAGGCCGCCAAGGCAGGGTTTCGCTCGCTCACCGCTCGTACAAAAAGAGGCAATGACAAATCCCGGGCGGTGCTGCACCGCGTAGGTTTTCAAGGTGTCGAATCACCTGATGATGAGCGGTATGATTACTACTTGCGACAATTCGATGAGAGGTGA
- a CDS encoding SGNH/GDSL hydrolase family protein codes for MHPLITRLLLAPCLAATILGTLVAAPADVPLPDDPNAPAAKKGAKPAPLPALGQVQDVPGLPRVLIIGDSISIGYTLPVRKLLEGKANVHRIPTNGGPTRNGVANLSKWLNTGGNDQWDVIHFNWGIHDLKHMPDGKRQVEPADYEANLRKLVDQMKATGAKLIWATTTPIPDGPLNPPRTFGSVAEYNAIAAKVMQEKGVVTDDLYQEIQPKVAKLQIPKDVHFTPAGSEALAKTVAASIESQLPGKK; via the coding sequence ATGCATCCTCTGATCACCCGCCTCCTCCTGGCGCCCTGCCTGGCCGCTACCATCTTGGGAACTCTGGTCGCCGCCCCGGCAGACGTCCCCCTGCCGGATGATCCCAATGCGCCCGCCGCCAAAAAGGGGGCCAAACCCGCCCCTCTGCCCGCGCTAGGTCAGGTGCAGGATGTACCCGGTCTGCCTCGCGTGCTGATCATCGGTGACTCCATCTCCATCGGCTACACGTTGCCGGTCCGGAAACTGCTCGAGGGCAAAGCCAATGTGCACCGCATCCCCACCAATGGTGGGCCAACCAGAAACGGCGTCGCCAATCTCAGCAAGTGGCTCAACACCGGTGGAAATGACCAGTGGGATGTCATTCACTTCAACTGGGGCATTCATGACCTCAAACACATGCCAGATGGCAAGCGCCAGGTGGAGCCTGCGGACTATGAAGCCAACCTGCGCAAGCTGGTGGACCAGATGAAGGCCACCGGTGCCAAACTGATCTGGGCAACGACCACCCCAATCCCTGACGGGCCCCTCAATCCGCCCCGCACCTTTGGCAGTGTCGCCGAATACAATGCGATCGCGGCCAAGGTCATGCAGGAGAAGGGAGTGGTGACGGATGATCTCTACCAGGAGATCCAGCCCAAAGTGGCCAAGCTGCAGATTCCCAAAGACGTCCACTTCACCCCAGCGGGATCAGAAGCGCTGGCAAAGACGGTTGCTGCCAGCATCGAGTCGCAACTTCCTGGCAAAAAGTAA
- a CDS encoding substrate-binding domain-containing protein, with translation MPDSTLRPLKVSLIAETAKALREGIESGQWQGNLPGERVLCNQWQVSRPTLRAAVDLLRREGWLEVGQGRRTKILVSGVRSGPSVLTVGLLSPEPLESLPPTVMHWVDELRGQLAASGQTLQVTVGKGGFGKKSPVQALEVITSGSPATVWVLYQATEAMQRWFEESGLPCAVVGSTFPGVTLPSVDRDYRASCRHAVGALVQRGHRRIAFLLQENRYGGDLESEAGFREGVAAAVRREITGEIVHHDGTLDGICTSLDILLAGRVRPTALLVARSGYALTVHTHLLRRGVRIPQDMAVLCRDDDAFLDWVVPRMSRYAVSPVAFAKRVYLMVTRLVEERPIKETGVKVVPAFLGRESV, from the coding sequence ATGCCCGATTCGACCCTGCGACCCCTAAAAGTCTCGTTGATTGCGGAGACGGCGAAGGCCTTGCGGGAAGGCATTGAATCCGGCCAGTGGCAGGGGAATCTGCCGGGAGAGCGGGTGCTCTGCAATCAGTGGCAGGTCAGTCGCCCCACTCTGAGGGCGGCGGTGGATCTGCTGCGGCGCGAGGGCTGGCTGGAAGTTGGGCAGGGTCGAAGGACAAAGATTCTCGTGAGTGGGGTTCGTTCAGGACCGTCTGTGCTCACGGTGGGACTGCTTAGTCCCGAGCCGCTGGAAAGCCTGCCTCCCACCGTGATGCATTGGGTGGATGAGCTGCGGGGGCAACTGGCTGCCTCAGGCCAGACGCTGCAAGTCACCGTAGGGAAGGGGGGCTTTGGCAAAAAGAGCCCGGTGCAGGCGTTGGAGGTGATCACCTCCGGCTCACCGGCCACGGTCTGGGTGCTGTATCAGGCCACGGAGGCCATGCAGCGTTGGTTCGAGGAAAGCGGGCTGCCCTGCGCGGTGGTGGGTTCCACCTTCCCTGGTGTGACGCTGCCTTCTGTGGACCGGGATTACCGGGCGTCCTGTCGCCATGCTGTGGGTGCCCTGGTGCAGCGTGGTCACCGGCGGATCGCATTTTTGCTTCAGGAGAACCGGTATGGCGGTGATCTGGAGAGCGAGGCAGGTTTCCGCGAAGGTGTGGCAGCGGCCGTGCGACGGGAGATCACCGGTGAGATCGTCCACCATGATGGCACCCTGGATGGCATCTGCACCAGCCTGGACATCCTGCTGGCAGGCCGTGTGCGCCCCACCGCCCTGCTGGTGGCTCGCTCAGGCTATGCCCTGACCGTGCACACCCATCTGCTGCGACGCGGGGTACGCATCCCGCAGGACATGGCGGTGCTTTGTCGGGATGACGATGCCTTTCTGGACTGGGTCGTGCCCCGCATGAGCCGTTATGCCGTGAGCCCCGTCGCCTTTGCGAAACGGGTCTATCTCATGGTAACCAGGCTGGTGGAAGAGCGGCCCATCAAAGAAACGGGCGTCAAGGTGGTGCCGGCCTTTCTGGGCAGGGAGTCGGTTTAG
- a CDS encoding RNA polymerase sigma factor: protein MESVPHPLLLERLFSESSGDLSRYFTRRHGAGEAVQDLVQETFLQMARSLEDGRKLECARGYLFGIARRISQAAWTQRHKDQNVVPFDPEVADSHGEASLALSQTDDRVTAARETIAGLSPLQREILDLRFSQDLSYAEIAQVLGIPVGTVRSRLHHAVAEVRHRLSADASDSAHPTHQPRDPSL, encoded by the coding sequence GTGGAATCTGTTCCCCATCCGCTTCTGCTAGAGCGCCTCTTCAGTGAGAGTTCCGGGGATCTCTCTCGCTATTTCACCCGCCGCCACGGGGCAGGAGAAGCGGTGCAAGACCTGGTGCAGGAGACGTTTCTTCAGATGGCCCGGAGCCTGGAGGACGGGCGGAAGTTGGAGTGTGCCCGGGGCTACTTGTTTGGCATCGCCCGCCGGATTAGCCAGGCTGCCTGGACCCAGCGACACAAGGACCAGAACGTGGTGCCCTTTGATCCCGAGGTGGCAGACTCTCATGGTGAGGCCTCCCTCGCCTTGTCGCAGACGGATGATCGAGTCACGGCGGCTCGTGAGACGATCGCCGGGCTGTCTCCCCTGCAACGGGAGATCCTGGACCTGCGGTTTTCACAGGACCTGTCGTACGCTGAGATCGCCCAGGTGCTGGGTATCCCCGTCGGGACGGTCCGGTCCCGGCTTCATCACGCCGTGGCGGAAGTGCGGCACCGTTTGTCAGCGGATGCGTCGGACTCCGCCCATCCCACCCATCAACCAAGAGACCCAAGTCTATGA
- a CDS encoding TolB family protein, which yields MKPTSHFLLLLGLVLMVTGCLPHERVWWSPDGSHAAVLLKDGLHVLKPGDTPGAPLVAGSSQSAELPGGVSWLPDGSGFVMVRSRTFPTWDLARVHIPAKEVEEVERLSLGVPGLVEALMASGVAAKTSQELLQGSPLTKRGPQIAAFLYAYERKQQLIDAMLKRSPAGQELIKQLQQEKIGQVVHEICVVDLKTVKPGGPEPRVLLRSLRDLTSPKVSSRHATVAFLRMMEEDESASLEVCALKGGEPTVLAQQVGLSFDWSPNGRSLVYTTAFSGTGSVMRRVHRVTALDEKGEVASEETRGTVENLALAVMPSPNRVQNLPDGRVLISALPLTLPMAGTEPEVESRLYIISVDGKTLTPVPTAPGGLPGDLGYFVVSPDGKRVAVAEGGSDAVAVVELDSGKTTMVSPAHPNWQCRTLPAWKSATELTFAALDGSPAAPRWMIWSEESGTRSLSASWSAEATAEWLELKTNRESQPAAEAKTP from the coding sequence ATGAAACCGACATCCCATTTTCTGTTGTTGCTGGGCTTGGTCCTGATGGTCACCGGCTGCCTTCCTCACGAGCGGGTCTGGTGGTCCCCTGATGGATCCCATGCTGCCGTTCTCCTGAAGGACGGGCTGCATGTGCTGAAGCCTGGCGACACGCCTGGGGCACCGCTGGTGGCTGGCAGTTCGCAATCTGCGGAGCTGCCGGGCGGGGTGAGTTGGCTGCCAGACGGGTCGGGATTTGTCATGGTGCGCAGTCGTACCTTTCCCACCTGGGATCTGGCACGGGTCCACATCCCCGCGAAAGAGGTGGAGGAAGTGGAGCGCCTTTCGCTCGGAGTTCCCGGCTTGGTGGAAGCGCTGATGGCATCGGGTGTCGCAGCAAAAACGTCACAGGAGCTGCTCCAAGGCTCCCCACTTACGAAGCGCGGTCCCCAGATCGCCGCCTTTCTTTATGCCTACGAACGCAAGCAGCAACTCATCGACGCGATGCTCAAGCGCAGTCCTGCCGGTCAGGAGCTGATCAAACAACTTCAACAAGAGAAGATCGGCCAGGTGGTGCATGAGATTTGTGTGGTGGATCTCAAGACGGTGAAACCAGGCGGGCCGGAGCCTCGCGTCCTCCTTCGCAGCCTGCGGGACCTTACCTCACCCAAAGTTTCCTCGCGCCATGCCACGGTGGCGTTTCTCCGAATGATGGAAGAAGATGAATCGGCCTCGCTCGAGGTGTGTGCGCTTAAAGGCGGTGAGCCCACCGTTCTCGCCCAGCAGGTGGGGCTGAGCTTTGACTGGAGCCCAAATGGGCGCTCGCTTGTGTACACGACGGCGTTCTCGGGGACCGGGAGCGTGATGCGCCGGGTTCACCGGGTGACAGCGCTGGATGAGAAGGGGGAGGTGGCGAGTGAGGAGACCCGAGGGACGGTGGAGAATTTGGCGCTGGCAGTGATGCCATCGCCCAACCGGGTCCAGAATTTGCCAGATGGCAGAGTCCTTATTTCCGCGCTGCCGCTAACACTGCCCATGGCAGGCACGGAGCCAGAGGTCGAGTCGCGTCTCTACATCATCTCGGTGGATGGCAAGACCCTGACGCCGGTGCCAACTGCACCAGGCGGCCTGCCGGGTGATCTGGGCTACTTTGTGGTCTCTCCTGACGGGAAGCGGGTCGCGGTCGCGGAAGGCGGCTCTGATGCGGTGGCGGTGGTGGAACTGGATTCAGGAAAAACCACCATGGTCTCCCCGGCTCATCCGAACTGGCAATGCCGCACGTTGCCTGCCTGGAAGTCGGCCACAGAGCTCACCTTCGCGGCACTCGATGGCTCTCCGGCTGCACCCCGTTGGATGATCTGGTCAGAGGAGTCTGGCACCCGGAGCCTGAGTGCCTCGTGGTCCGCAGAAGCGACAGCGGAATGGCTGGAACTCAAGACCAACAGAGAATCCCAACCGGCAGCAGAAGCCAAAACGCCGTGA